A single window of Coffea eugenioides isolate CCC68of chromosome 7, Ceug_1.0, whole genome shotgun sequence DNA harbors:
- the LOC113778047 gene encoding subtilisin-like protease SBT1.9 encodes MATIQHVLLCLWFLFAAIPQFLPTWAQMDTYIIHMDSSSMPKAFSSHQSWYLTTLESISDATSEATIDFPPSSKLLYTYTNALHGFSAILSPSELRAMKDSPGFVSAIKDKSVKMDTTHSSKFLGLNSKYGAWPNSDYGKDVIIGLVDSGVWPESKSYSDDGMTEIPSRWKGQCESGTQFNSSSCNKKLIGARFFNKGLLAKFPNLTISMNSTRDTDGHGTHTSSTAAGSYVEGASFFGYASGTAIGMAPRARVAMYKALWEEGTYTSDVVAAIDQALMDGVDVLSISLGIDGVPFYQDPVAIGTFAALEKGIFVSTSAGNEGPIFGTLHNGTPWVLTVAAGTMDREFTGTVFLGNGISISGLSLYPGNSTAAKVPIVFMNKCENQTELKELQGKVVVCQDKDQTLNNQVSNVQNSKVAGGVFITNNTDLEFFLESQFPAVFLNLEDGEEVLDYIKSSSAPKAKLEFHGTQLGTKPAPRVASYSSRGPSQSCPFVMKPDIMAPGALVLAAWPPNSPVTLVDSGQLFNNFNIISGTSMACPHAAGVAALLRGVHPDWSPAAIRSAMMTTADILDNTNHPITDIGSDNEAANPLAMGTGHLNPNKALDPGLIYDAGIEDYVNLLCALNYNSSQIQTVTRSSSHNCSKPSLDLNYPSFIAYFAASGNRSTTQEFSRTVTNIGSEMSVYVAKLVPLDGFKVSVTPDTLSFRQKYEKKSYKLTIEGFSVLKNSVVFGYLSWEDTGGNHVVRSPIVAATLTVKTLSGQNY; translated from the coding sequence ATGGCAACAATACAACATGTCCTATTGTGTTTGTGGTTCCTCTTTGCTGCAATCCCCCAATTTCTGCCCACTTGGGCACAAATGGATACTTACATCATCCATATGGACTCATCATCCATGCCCAAAGCTTTCTCAAGTCATCAAAGTTGGTACTTGACTACCCTTGAATCAATATCGGATGCTACAAGTGAAGCCACCATAGATTTTCCACCCTCCTCCAAGCTTCTATATACTTATACAAATGCTCTTCATGGTTTTAGTGCAATTCTCTCTCCTTCTGAGCTCAGAGCCATGAAAGATTCCCCTGGCTTTGTTTCTGCAATTAAAGACAAGTCTGTTAAAATGGACACCACTCACTCCTCCAAGTTTCTTGGACTCAATTCCAAGTATGGTGCGTGGCCTAATTCAGATTATGGGAAAGATGTCATCATTGGTTTGGTGGATTCGGGTGTGTGGCCAGAGAGCAAAAGCTACAGTGACGATGGAATGACTGAAATTCCATCCCGATGGAAAGGGCAATGCGAAAGTGGCACCCAGTTCAACTCCTCGTCATGCAACAAGAAATTAATTGGAGCCCGTTTCTTCAACAAAGGTTTACTTGCCAAATTCCCCAATTTGACAATCTCAATGAATTCTACGCGTGACACAGATGGACACGGAACTCATACTTCATCCACTGCTGCTGGAAGTTACGTTGAAGGTGCTTCCTTTTTCGGTTATGCCTCTGGAACTGCCATAGGTATGGCTCCACGAGCTCGAGTGGCCATGTACAAGGCCCTTTGGGAGGAAGGGACGTACACGTCTGATGTTGTAGCAGCTATCGATCAGGCATTGATGGATGGAGTTGATGTCTTATCCATATCATTGGGAATAGACGGTGTACCATTTTACCAAGATCCTGTTGCAATAGGCACATTTGCAGCCCTGGAAAAGGGCATATTCGTGTCAACATCAGCAGGAAATGAGGGGCCTATCTTTGGGACATTGCACAATGGGACGCCTTGGGTTCTTACAGTTGCTGCTGGTACAATGGACCGCGAATTCACTGGGACGGTATTTCTTGGAAATGGGATATCAATCTCTGGTTTGTCTCTCTACCCTGGCAATTCTACTGCTGCCAAAGTCCCAATTGTCTTCATGAATAAATGCGAAAACCAGACAGAACTGAAGGAACTGCAAGGTAAGGTGGTTGTATGCCAAGACAAGGATCAGACGTTGAACAACCAAGTCTCTAATGTTCAAAACAGTAAAGTTGCAGGTGGTGTATTCATTACAAACAACACTGACTTGGAATTCTTCCTTGAAAGTCAATTCCCAGCTGTGTTTCTAAATCTTGAAGACGGTGAAGAAGTTTTGGACTACATTAAAAGTAGCTCAGCCCCAAAAGCAAAGCTTGAATTCCATGGAACACAACTCGGAACTAAACCAGCACCAAGAGTGGCTAGCTATAGCTCCAGGGGCCCATCGCAGAGCTGTCCCTTTGTCATGAAGCCCGACATTATGGCTCCAGGTGCGTTAGTCTTGGCTGCATGGCCTCCAAATTCTCCAGTGACTCTGGTGGATTCAGGCCAACTTTTCAACAATTTTAACATTATATCGGGGACATCAATGGCTTGCCCTCATGCTGCTGGAGTAGCAGCCCTTTTGCGGGGAGTACACCCTGATTGGAGTCCGGCAGCCATTCGATCAGCGATGATGACCACAGCTGATATATTGGATAACACGAACCACCCGATAACAGACATTGGATCCGATAATGAAGCCGCAAATCCTTTGGCTATGGGGACTGGCCATCTTAATCCTAACAAGGCTCTGGACCCTGGACTCATATACGATGCTGGAATAGAAGACTACGTTAATCTCCTATGTGCTCTGAATTACAATTCCAGTCAAATTCAGACTGTCACAAGGTCGTCTTctcacaattgctcaaaaccatcACTTGACTTGAACTATCCATCATTCATAGCTTATTTTGCAGCAAGTGGCAATCGCTCAACCACGCAAGAATTCTCAAGAACAGTAACCAATATTGGGAGTGAGATGTCGGTTTACGTTGCAAAATTGGTGCCATTGGATGGATTTAAAGTCAGTGTAACACCCGACACATTATCTTTTAGACAGAAGTATGAAAAGAAAAGCTACAAATTGACAATAGAAGGTTTTTCAGTCCTGAAAAATTCTGTAGTTTTTGGTTATCTGAGTTGGGAGGATACCGGAGGTAACCATGTCGTCCGAAGTCCAATCGTGGCCGCGACCCTAACTGTAAAAACATTGTCAGGACAGAATTATTAA